From the Kribbella sp. CA-293567 genome, the window TGTCACCGCGAAGGAGGCGCCCGCGTTCACTCCGAGGATGCCCGGATCGGCCAGCGGATTGCGGGTCAGCGCCTGGATCAACGCCCCGCCGACCCCCAGCGCCGTACCCACGACCAGCGCGACGACGGTGCGCGGCAGCCGGAAGTCCCGGATCGCGAACTGATCGATGTCGTTCGCCGGATGGAACAGGGCATCCCACACCACAGCGGGCGAGATGGCCGTCGACCCGATCAGCACGCTCGCCACCAGCAACGCCAGGAGCACTGTGAGCGCGACGACCAGGCCGATCAGACGACGCCGCGATCCGGGCACCGTCACGGTGCCCGGATCGGCGGGTCGTCGCAGAGTGAGAGCTGTCACTTCTTGGCGGGGAGGGTCGCCAGAGCCTTGTCGAGCGAGTCCAGGTAGCGCAGTACGGAGCCGTAGGAGTTGTTACCGGGACAGAAGATGCCGAGCGCGTGACCGGAGCTCACGGTCGGCAGAGCCTTCCAGGTGTTGGTCTCGACCACCGGCGCGAAGACCTCGGTCGGCTGGCCCTTGTCGTTGGCGGGGTAGGTGATCACGTCGTACTTGGACAGTTTCGACAGCTGCTCGAAAGGCAGGTTCTCGTAGGCCAGGGGGTCGGCGCCGGCGGGCGCCTTGGGGAAGTTCAGGCCGACGTCGTCCTGGGCGATCTCGACGCACCCGATGTCCGCGACGACGAACGTCCCGGCATCGGAGTTGGCGTAGCGGTCGAGATTGACGAACTTGGTGGTCTTGATGACGTCCGCGTACGTCTGCTTCATCTTGGCGACGTGGCCCTCGAAGTCCGACTTCTGCCGGCTGAGCTCGTCCTTCACGTTGCCGGCCTCCGCGAGTCCCTCGGCGAGTGCCTTCCACTCGGTGTCGAGCCCCCAGAAGACCGTCGGGGCGATCGTCCCGAGTTGCTTCTCGATCTTCTTGAACTCGGTGTCGGGAATCTGGACCAGGATGAGGTCCGGCTTGAGACTGGCGACCTTCTCGAGGTCCACCTCTTCGCCGAGGCTCGTGGCCTTCTTGAACTTCGCCTGCTGTTCCTCCGGCAACAAGCCGAGTTCGGAGTCAGCCACCCCGGTGACGCCCACCGGCTGGCCACCCATGTCGATGAACGGCAGATCCGTGTTGCCGATCGTGACGACCCGCTGCGGGGCGGCGGGGACCTCGATGGGCCCGTTGCCGGCCGTGACGGTGCGGGTCTTGGGTGCGTTGTCACCGGTCGCGCCGACGGGGTTGTCGTCGCCGCTGCCGCAGGCCGTCAGGACGAGCGCGATGCTCAGGACCGCTGCGGTCAGGGCTGCGCTGCGCCGCGTCAGGGGTGTCGTGGTCATGGTGTGCTCTTTCCTTCTGCTTTCAGGGGATCTGGAGGTCATCGGGGTGCCGGAGTGGGCCACCGGACGGATGTCGTTATCGAATCCGGGGGAGCCGAAGGCCGACTGGGGGGAAGCCATTCGCCGAGGTGTACTCGCGCAGCCGTACGCCACCCAGCGTGACCTTCGCATACTCACTGTCAGGTCCACCACCCGAACAACCTCGACCTCGACCTCAGGCAGGGTCAGGGGATGCACCGTGAGACGGCGCAAGGTCTTCGGCATGCTGAGAGCGGGCCTTTCCGGTCTTCTTCCGCGGTGAGCAGGCCGCGCTCCATCGACGCTGGGGCCTTCGGGTCATATTAGGTAACCCTTACCTTAAAAGCCAGCGGCAGTACTTCGACCGTGTGGAGAGCGTCCTCGGCCGGTTCGTTGGTCACGCGGCCTTCGTGCCCAGGAGGGCTCGCACCGGGACCTGCTCGATGTACGGCCGATAGGGATGGAGCACTTCGCGGAGCTCCGCTGCGATCT encodes:
- a CDS encoding ABC transporter substrate-binding protein → MTTTPLTRRSAALTAAVLSIALVLTACGSGDDNPVGATGDNAPKTRTVTAGNGPIEVPAAPQRVVTIGNTDLPFIDMGGQPVGVTGVADSELGLLPEEQQAKFKKATSLGEEVDLEKVASLKPDLILVQIPDTEFKKIEKQLGTIAPTVFWGLDTEWKALAEGLAEAGNVKDELSRQKSDFEGHVAKMKQTYADVIKTTKFVNLDRYANSDAGTFVVADIGCVEIAQDDVGLNFPKAPAGADPLAYENLPFEQLSKLSKYDVITYPANDKGQPTEVFAPVVETNTWKALPTVSSGHALGIFCPGNNSYGSVLRYLDSLDKALATLPAKK